A single Streptomyces mirabilis DNA region contains:
- a CDS encoding helicase C-terminal domain-containing protein, whose protein sequence is MSTEEHPTPDRAPQGTAPRSLAEALRARDDASLSALLRTRPDLITPVPTDLTQLATRAGTRASVVRALERLDRFALQTAEALAVASDPATYDELLALLAGDDNDPAVTAAFPRAVGTLREQALVWGPDDRLRLVRTARELLAPSPQHPSPTGLGPTVAEATAGMSPGRIQEIVAEAGLATTHDSVSAVASLTGLFADRARMSALLDTAPAEAVDVLSRLVWGPPYGQVTAEPARHLRWLIDRGLLLPTAPGTVVLPREVALHLRAGRAHRATEPVAPAVEAARTHRPQVVDSAAAGQAYTALATVEELLKDWHEGGPAVLRAGGLSVRDLKRTAVALDVAEPVAAFWVELAYAAGLLASDGEADERYAATPAYDEWLERPAAERWAMLASAWLAATRTAGLIGGRDTKDRTLSALGPGLDRSAAPEVRHRVLTLLATLPEGAAATPESVLAHLQWERPLRGDRSTAEDLRARLARWTLSESELLGVTGRGALSAQGRALLGLPAASERETAARAPSGPGDKLPAHKHHRPAVEAPLSETPRSPAEQAAAAAHAARLLAPLLPEPLDHVLLQADLTAVAPGPLERPLADTLGVLADVESKGGATVYRFTPGSVRRALDAGRSASDLHAFLAAHSRTPVPQPLAYLIDDVARRHGHLRIGAASAYVRCDDDALLSEILADKRSQGLRLRRLAPTVLAAQADPAALLEGLRSMGFAPAAESAEGDVLITRAHAHRTPPRSAPVPVPEGPPVPDATLLGAAVRAIRAGDLASTTPRKDTQAQAPGNGELPRTSSAETLATMQAAVMTGEAVWIGYVNAEGAASQRVIAPIRVEGGFVTAYDHTADEVRTYPLHRVTGVAELADDQP, encoded by the coding sequence ATGAGCACAGAGGAGCACCCCACGCCGGACCGCGCCCCGCAGGGCACCGCTCCGCGCTCCCTCGCGGAAGCCCTCCGCGCCCGGGACGACGCCTCCCTGTCGGCCCTCCTCCGCACCCGCCCCGACCTCATCACCCCCGTCCCCACGGACCTCACCCAGCTCGCCACCCGCGCCGGCACCCGCGCCTCGGTGGTCCGCGCCCTGGAGCGCCTGGACCGGTTCGCGCTCCAGACCGCGGAGGCCCTCGCCGTCGCGTCGGACCCGGCGACGTACGACGAACTGCTCGCGCTGCTGGCGGGCGACGACAACGACCCGGCGGTCACGGCGGCGTTCCCGCGCGCTGTGGGGACGCTGCGCGAGCAGGCCCTGGTGTGGGGCCCCGACGACCGCCTGCGCCTCGTACGGACGGCGCGCGAGCTGCTCGCGCCGTCCCCCCAGCACCCGTCCCCCACGGGCCTCGGACCGACCGTCGCCGAGGCCACGGCCGGGATGTCCCCTGGACGTATTCAGGAGATCGTGGCCGAGGCCGGGCTGGCGACCACCCACGACTCCGTCTCCGCCGTCGCCTCGCTCACCGGACTGTTCGCCGACCGGGCGCGGATGTCGGCGCTCCTCGACACCGCCCCGGCCGAGGCGGTGGACGTGCTGTCCCGGCTGGTGTGGGGGCCGCCGTACGGCCAGGTGACCGCCGAGCCGGCACGCCATCTGCGCTGGCTGATCGACCGCGGGCTGCTGCTGCCGACGGCGCCCGGCACGGTCGTACTGCCCCGGGAGGTCGCCCTGCACCTGCGGGCGGGCCGCGCGCACCGGGCGACGGAACCGGTGGCCCCGGCGGTCGAGGCCGCGCGGACGCACCGTCCACAGGTTGTGGACAGTGCGGCGGCGGGCCAGGCGTACACGGCGCTCGCCACCGTCGAGGAGCTGCTGAAGGACTGGCACGAGGGCGGGCCCGCCGTACTGCGCGCCGGTGGGCTCAGCGTCCGGGACCTGAAGCGGACGGCGGTGGCGCTGGACGTCGCGGAGCCGGTCGCCGCGTTCTGGGTCGAGCTCGCCTACGCGGCGGGGCTGCTGGCCTCGGACGGGGAGGCCGACGAGCGGTACGCGGCCACCCCCGCCTATGACGAGTGGCTGGAGAGGCCCGCCGCCGAACGGTGGGCCATGCTCGCCTCGGCATGGCTGGCCGCGACCCGTACGGCGGGCCTGATCGGCGGGCGGGACACGAAGGACCGTACGTTGTCGGCGCTGGGCCCCGGCCTTGACCGCTCGGCGGCCCCCGAGGTCCGCCACCGCGTCCTCACCCTCCTCGCCACCCTGCCCGAGGGCGCCGCCGCCACCCCGGAGTCGGTCCTCGCCCACCTCCAGTGGGAGCGTCCGCTGCGCGGGGACCGGAGCACGGCCGAGGATCTGCGGGCCCGGCTCGCCCGGTGGACGCTGTCCGAGTCGGAGCTGCTGGGAGTCACCGGCCGGGGCGCCCTCTCGGCGCAGGGGCGGGCGCTGCTGGGGCTGCCTGCGGCGAGCGAGCGGGAGACCGCGGCGCGCGCCCCGTCCGGTCCCGGCGACAAGCTCCCCGCCCACAAGCACCACCGCCCCGCCGTCGAAGCCCCCCTCTCCGAAACCCCGCGCTCCCCCGCCGAGCAGGCCGCTGCCGCCGCCCACGCCGCCCGGCTCCTCGCCCCGCTGCTGCCCGAGCCCCTGGACCACGTCCTCCTCCAGGCGGACCTGACCGCCGTCGCCCCCGGCCCGCTGGAGCGTCCCCTCGCCGACACGCTCGGCGTGCTCGCGGACGTCGAGTCGAAGGGCGGGGCGACGGTCTACCGCTTCACCCCGGGGTCGGTACGGCGGGCCCTGGACGCGGGCCGGTCGGCCTCGGACCTGCACGCTTTCCTCGCGGCCCACTCCCGCACGCCCGTCCCGCAGCCGCTCGCCTATCTGATCGACGACGTGGCGCGCAGGCACGGCCATCTGCGGATCGGGGCGGCCTCGGCGTACGTCCGCTGCGACGACGACGCGCTGCTGAGCGAGATCCTCGCCGACAAGCGCTCGCAGGGACTGCGGCTGCGCCGCCTCGCGCCCACCGTGCTCGCCGCCCAGGCCGACCCGGCGGCCCTGCTGGAGGGCCTGCGCTCCATGGGCTTCGCGCCCGCCGCGGAGTCCGCCGAGGGTGATGTGCTGATCACCCGCGCCCACGCCCACCGCACCCCGCCGCGCTCCGCCCCCGTGCCGGTCCCGGAGGGCCCGCCGGTGCCCGACGCCACGCTCCTCGGTGCCGCGGTCCGCGCCATCCGCGCCGGTGACCTGGCCTCCACGACCCCGCGCAAGGACACGCAGGCACAGGCGCCGGGCAACGGCGAGCTGCCGCGCACCAGCTCCGCCGAGACCCTCGCCACCATGCAGGCCGCCGTCATGACCGGCGAGGCGGTGTGGATCGGGTACGTGAACGCCGAGGGCGCCGCCAGCCAGCGCGTGATCGCCCCGATCCGGGTCGAGGGCGGCTTCGTGACGGCGTACGACCACACCGCGGACGAGGTCCGCACCTATCCGTTGCACCGCGTGACCGGGGTCGCCGAGCTCGCCGACGACCAGCCGTGA
- a CDS encoding HAD family hydrolase, with protein sequence MPIASTPPQTPRLLTVGFDLDMTLIDSRPGIRACYQQLSERTGTYIDCDLVVTRLGPPLAEELVNWFPADEVPAIADLYREMYPMHAITGTLAMPGAREAVAAVRAAGGRAVVVTAKWEPNAKLHLDHLGIDADAVVGNLWAEQKAQALREHGASVYVGDHTGDVRGARTADAYSVAVATGPCDAAELRAAGADVVLADLTEFPAWLSDYRGDYREAVRA encoded by the coding sequence ATGCCTATCGCATCGACGCCCCCCCAAACTCCCCGCCTGCTGACCGTCGGCTTCGACCTCGACATGACCCTGATCGACTCCCGCCCCGGCATCCGCGCCTGCTACCAGCAACTTTCGGAGCGCACGGGGACGTACATCGACTGCGACCTGGTCGTCACGAGGCTCGGACCGCCGCTGGCGGAGGAGCTGGTCAACTGGTTCCCGGCGGACGAGGTGCCCGCGATCGCCGATCTCTACCGCGAGATGTACCCCATGCATGCCATCACCGGCACGCTCGCGATGCCCGGCGCCCGCGAGGCCGTCGCGGCGGTCCGCGCGGCGGGCGGGCGCGCGGTCGTCGTCACCGCGAAGTGGGAGCCCAACGCCAAGCTGCACCTGGACCACCTGGGCATCGACGCCGACGCGGTCGTCGGCAACCTGTGGGCCGAGCAGAAGGCGCAGGCGCTGCGGGAGCACGGCGCGAGCGTGTACGTCGGCGACCACACCGGCGACGTCCGCGGCGCGCGCACCGCGGACGCGTACTCCGTCGCGGTCGCCACCGGCCCGTGCGACGCGGCGGAGCTGCGTGCGGCGGGCGCGGATGTCGTGCTGGCCGACCTGACGGAGTTCCCGGCGTGGTTGAGCGACTACCGCGGGGACTACCGGGAGGCCGTACGAGCCTGA
- a CDS encoding 1,4-dihydroxy-6-naphthoate synthase, with the protein MTQTTSPEKTLQIAYSPCPNDTFVFDAWAHGRVPGAPALDVTFADIDITNGMAERGEFDVLKVSYAVLPYVLDEYTLLPCGGALGRGCGPLVLTREPDADLTGRTVAVPSERSTAYLLFRLWAADTVPGGVGEIVVMPFHEIMPAVRDGKVDAGLVIHEARFTYQNYGLHKLADMGEHWERTTGLPIPLGAIIAKRALGEERLKGLADATRASVRAAWDDPEASRPYVLEHAQEMDPAVADQHIGLYVNEFTADLGEDGYAAIRGLLTRAAAEGLVPALGPDALSFP; encoded by the coding sequence ATGACCCAGACCACCAGCCCTGAGAAGACGCTGCAGATCGCGTACTCGCCCTGCCCGAACGACACCTTCGTCTTCGACGCCTGGGCCCACGGCCGCGTCCCGGGCGCGCCCGCGCTCGACGTGACCTTCGCGGACATCGACATCACCAACGGGATGGCCGAGCGCGGCGAGTTCGACGTGCTGAAGGTGTCGTACGCCGTCCTGCCGTACGTCCTCGACGAGTACACGCTGCTGCCGTGCGGGGGCGCGCTGGGCCGGGGGTGCGGGCCGCTGGTCCTCACCCGTGAGCCGGACGCGGACCTCACCGGGCGCACGGTCGCCGTGCCGAGCGAGCGGTCGACCGCCTACCTGCTCTTCCGCCTCTGGGCCGCGGACACCGTTCCCGGCGGGGTCGGCGAGATCGTCGTCATGCCCTTCCACGAGATCATGCCGGCGGTACGGGACGGGAAGGTCGACGCCGGACTCGTCATCCACGAGGCCCGTTTCACGTACCAGAACTACGGGCTGCACAAGCTCGCCGACATGGGCGAGCACTGGGAGCGCACGACCGGACTGCCCATCCCCCTCGGCGCGATCATCGCCAAGCGCGCGCTGGGCGAGGAGCGTCTGAAGGGCCTCGCCGACGCCACCCGCGCCTCGGTCCGCGCCGCCTGGGACGACCCGGAGGCCTCCCGCCCCTACGTGCTCGAACACGCCCAGGAGATGGACCCGGCCGTCGCCGACCAGCACATCGGCCTGTACGTCAACGAGTTCACCGCCGACCTCGGAGAGGACGGCTACGCCGCGATCCGGGGCCTGCTCACCCGCGCCGCCGCCGAAGGGCTGGTCCCGGCACTCGGACCCGACGCCCTGTCGTTCCCCTGA
- a CDS encoding cold-shock protein, with protein sequence MPTGKVKWFNSEKGFGFLSRDDGGDVFVHSSVLPAGVDVLKPGQRVEFGVVAGQRGDQALSVTILDPTPSVAAAQRRKPDELASIVQDLTTLLENITPMLEKGRYPDKASGKKIAGLLRAVADQLDV encoded by the coding sequence GTGCCTACCGGCAAGGTCAAGTGGTTCAACAGCGAGAAGGGCTTCGGCTTTCTCTCCCGCGACGACGGCGGCGACGTCTTCGTTCATTCCTCGGTCCTGCCCGCCGGAGTAGATGTGCTCAAGCCCGGCCAGCGCGTGGAGTTCGGCGTCGTCGCCGGCCAGCGCGGTGACCAGGCGCTTTCGGTGACCATCCTGGACCCGACCCCCTCCGTCGCGGCCGCTCAGCGCCGTAAGCCGGACGAACTGGCCTCCATCGTGCAGGATCTGACGACCCTTCTCGAAAACATCACGCCAATGCTGGAGAAGGGCCGCTACCCCGACAAGGCCTCCGGCAAGAAGATCGCGGGCCTCCTGCGAGCGGTCGCCGACCAACTCGACGTATAG
- a CDS encoding futalosine hydrolase, whose protein sequence is MATAVPVERDAVAGAFTAVGRSLRLPGTTLERLSPASRDNTAARVTLDLLAAGVGPAPAAASTAGALTAATLDGAPYDLVVSTGIGGGFQPEAPVGSLVVADEITVADLGAETADGFLPVTELGFGTVSHRPPQSLVREVVSATGGRAGTVLTVSTVTGSAERAAELRARHPRALAEAMEGFGVAEAAAAHGVPVLEMRAVSNPVGPRDRAAWRIGEALAALTEAFGKLAPVLESWNPHDPDHQP, encoded by the coding sequence GTGGCCACCGCCGTTCCCGTGGAGAGGGACGCGGTGGCCGGGGCGTTCACTGCCGTCGGCCGTTCGCTGCGGCTGCCCGGGACGACCCTGGAGCGGCTGTCCCCGGCCTCCCGCGACAACACGGCCGCCCGCGTGACCCTCGATCTGCTGGCCGCCGGGGTGGGGCCCGCTCCGGCCGCCGCGTCCACCGCGGGCGCGCTCACCGCGGCCACCCTGGACGGCGCCCCCTACGACCTCGTCGTCTCCACCGGGATCGGGGGCGGTTTTCAGCCTGAGGCCCCGGTGGGATCCCTCGTCGTCGCCGACGAGATCACCGTGGCGGATCTGGGCGCCGAGACCGCGGACGGGTTCCTGCCGGTCACCGAGCTCGGCTTCGGGACCGTCAGCCACCGTCCGCCGCAATCACTCGTACGAGAAGTCGTGTCGGCCACGGGTGGACGTGCCGGAACCGTACTGACCGTGTCCACCGTGACCGGCAGCGCCGAGCGCGCCGCCGAGCTGCGGGCCCGCCACCCGCGCGCCCTCGCCGAGGCCATGGAGGGCTTCGGGGTGGCCGAGGCGGCCGCCGCGCACGGTGTGCCCGTGCTGGAGATGCGCGCGGTCTCCAACCCCGTCGGCCCGCGCGACCGCGCCGCCTGGCGCATCGGCGAGGCTCTCGCGGCCCTCACCGAGGCGTTCGGGAAGCTCGCGCCCGTCCTGGAGAGTTGGAACCCACATGACCCAGACCACCAGCCCTGA
- a CDS encoding DUF2771 domain-containing protein, whose product MTSLPRGRAANGHRRRAVAALGAVSAGLLVLSACDKPTPLATITVGKNSVSSETDCYNDGKEVKTADLAKCLKGTDIKSIKVDPDETVRFGVDPKIADNGWTILMNGQPLTDSSKKTYRTIPGSVFFNAQYGASGNSTLVSIKEGDKTVTGLWTFKFKKDA is encoded by the coding sequence ATGACCTCCCTGCCCCGCGGCAGAGCCGCCAATGGACATCGCCGTCGCGCCGTTGCCGCTCTCGGCGCCGTTTCCGCCGGACTTCTCGTCCTGTCCGCCTGTGACAAGCCGACGCCGCTGGCCACCATCACGGTCGGCAAGAACTCCGTGAGCTCCGAGACCGACTGCTACAACGACGGCAAGGAGGTGAAGACCGCGGACCTGGCCAAGTGCCTCAAGGGCACGGACATCAAGTCCATCAAGGTCGACCCCGACGAGACCGTCCGGTTCGGTGTGGACCCGAAGATCGCCGACAACGGCTGGACGATCCTGATGAACGGTCAGCCGCTGACCGACTCCAGCAAGAAGACGTACCGCACGATCCCGGGCAGCGTGTTCTTCAACGCGCAGTACGGCGCGAGCGGCAACTCCACGCTGGTCTCCATCAAGGAGGGCGACAAGACGGTGACCGGGCTGTGGACCTTCAAGTTCAAGAAGGACGCCTGA